Genomic segment of Schistocerca nitens isolate TAMUIC-IGC-003100 chromosome 9, iqSchNite1.1, whole genome shotgun sequence:
TTAGTGTTTCTGAGACCAGAGACAGCTTATTGCCAGCTGATATGGATGTTTGGCATCCGTCAGATAGGGAAGTTATGCTCGTTTTGTGTCCTCTTTGGTGCAATTCAAGAGCAGGCCTTCGTCAACATCGTTAATATAAACACAACATGCACTTACGATGGCCACCAAAACTGCAACAGCCACACTTGATACCAGCACTTGCCAAAGGTCTCTACGTGTGTCTGGTAGATTCTCAGATTcagcttttcagtagtttcatGTCAACACGCAACTCATAACTTGTACTGCATAACGTAATGACAGGCTATGATCAGATATTCGTATGCGTACAGCTTCTATATTTTTATTTGAGCATACTATGAGAACATTATCCATCAGATCAGACCTCTACAGGTAGCTTTATTCCAATAAAGGTTAATCTACACATCTTGTTGAGAGATCTGTAGCATTCGCTGACCTTTTGGTTTTATAGGAGTATGAACATGCCGCAGATATTACAACAGTCGAAACTCCGATGGACCACCCACAACTGAAATTAAgtgaataaatattaaatttcaGCGTAGGTACCATTTTTGTAATCAAATAGAAATCTTTTCGCAGAGCTACCTAATTATCTGTTTCCGTATATCCTTACCCGCTCTTTATTGAGAGCTGAGTAAACATTAACATCTCTGTAGCAGTGGTCAGGCAGTTGTTTCAGACAGAGTAGAAGCCACAGATTAGTCGGCGGATGATCAGTAACGACACACATTTCGAGACATTCAGAAGCTATGAAAATTTCTTAACAGGGAAGGATGGCTAACATCATTACACGATTCGATGGTAGTTCAGAAGTGTCAACAAAGAATTATTGCTTTAGCGTTTAGTTGTATAATTCTGCAAGGAAATCTTGCCTTTCCTAACTTTCTGACATTTAACTGGATTTTCTAGATCATAATAGGAATGCAATGGCGAACACGTAAGCTTTATCAACAGTGAGTTATGTTTAGTGTTGTTTTACAAAAGCGAAAATGATAGCATTGCACAAAAAGAAAGTCTCTTTCAGTCTCCAGAGTAATATACGCTGTTACGAAACTTCCTGAAACGTAATTATGTGATGGACAGCAGTAGACAATTCATACGAAAATAACGTCCTCTGAAGGTCGTCCTTAAGCCGTCATCTACCAAATCTTTTCTTGCGGATGTGGTTGCCCACTGCGGACTTTGGAAGTGTTTCAGAGATATACTGCAGATTAAAGAAATGAGCTAAACCGCGAATGTTCTTGTTATTTTTTCTGACCACTTAATCAGCCAGCAATGATTTTCAGCTGAGAACCACAGAGGAGTAGAGCTGAACTCTAGCTTGTTGTTTGGTGTGCAGGTACTGGTGGCAGCAGGCCTGCTATTGGCAGTGCTGAGTCAGGATGGTATGGCACGGCCTTGGGGCcacggaggcggcggaggcggcggccacggcggaggtggaggcggcggccacggcggaggcggaggcggtggAGGTGGTCACGGAAAACATCTCGGAGGACCTGGCGGCTACGCCCACTCCTACGCCTACTTCCACGGACCGGTAGCTGGAGCCCATGAGGCTGTCCACGGCGGCGGTGGCcatgggggcggcggaggcggtggCGGACACGGAGGTcacgggggcggcggcggtggcggacaCGGAGGAcacggtggtggtggcggcggacacGGAGGTGGTCACGGAGGCTACGGTGGCGGCGGACACGGAGGCGGTCATGGAGGCTACGGTGGTGGCGGACACGGAGGCTACGGTGGCGGACACGGAGGtcacgggggcggcggcggcggtggcggacaCGGAGGAcacggtggtggtggcggcggacacGGAGGTGGTCACGGAGGCTATGGTGGCGGTGGACACGGAGGCGGTCATGGAGGCTACGGTGGCGGCGGACACGGAGGCTATGGTGGCGGTCACGGCGGAGGTGGCGGCGGGCACGGAGGTGGCGGCCATGGAGGCGGTGGTGGTGGACACTACACTGACTTTGTCGTAAGTACATCTAAAAGAAGATGTAATACCATCCAAATCTGCTATATTCAACAAATCTAGTTTAGTTTGCCATTGGCTTCTCATAGACACTGCAACTGAAAACAGATGTCAATACAATGACGTGACTGGCAGACACTGATGAGTGAAATAATTTTTTGACTATGAAAAATTGTGGGCCCAGTTTCATAAGGATTCGTATGTAAGACAGGAGTAGCAGATTTCAGTATAAAGCACTAAACTGATATGGGAATATGTATCAACTTTTTTTAGTAATTTAGAATTCATGTAAGATATCCTGAAATGATACTGAAAATATAGAACTAACATGTGTCACTTAAGCCTAGCTGTGAAGCATTGGTTTCCATCACTTGAATCATTTTCTGTTACGGAAGTGAGTATATAACAATCTTCTTGAACAAATCTCGAATGTGTGAGATAATTTAGTTTATTTCTGTTCAATAACTAGTAGATTTTAAGGTTATTTGCCTACTTTTGATCTTTACTGTACTgtgttgtttgtaagcttttgtcagACTACCTGcagtttattttctctttcttctaGCATGAATGGAACGAGTTACAGTGTAATAAAgcaagattttgtatgaactgaAAATTTTCTCAGTTGATTGGTCATTTAGATAACCTTGTACATTCTTCTGCTGTCTAAGTTGTTATTGCTTCTTGCCACATCTTGTGCTTACCATGATCTGTTTTTTGCTCTACAGGCCTACCCACTGTACACCTACGGTTATGACGTGTCTGACAAGCACACTGGAGACCACCACGGACATAAGGAGGACAGAAAGGGACACAGTGTGATCGGTAAGCTACAGATACCGCTATAAAGGTTTGTTCATGTTAGCGATGAATGCAAGGGTCCACAGCttaaataatttacaaagaaaatttATAACGCTTTCGCAGCCCATGTTAGgatcttttttctttatttattcgcATAATCGGTTTCGAGATACTCAGTTTCATTATAGAATTATTATGCGAGTGATTATATTGGACAGTGAACAATTAGAAAGTGGAGCTAAATATAATGTTTTTATATTGCGACGACGTCGAAGGCTCCGTATATTCAAATGGGCTATGTCCCTTCTTGAAGCATACGTGTGAAACAGTCGAACTGTTGAGAACAGTGCTGAAGACTTGTGAGACGAACTGTATCCATCCTCTTCATGTCAGAGACCAGCTAGCGCTTGCAGAGTAAAATATGTACTTGCTCACTCTTTAGTACCTCAAGGCTTTCAGGAGGTCACTGTgtcaaaactacaagacatacagaaaatagacaccTATTAATGGACGGATCACCTTTCCAAACTCTTACCTCGCATTACAGGTGCTTAGTATGGGCACTGTTTGTGACGTGGTAAATGTC
This window contains:
- the LOC126204159 gene encoding uncharacterized protein LOC126204159, whose translation is MGRTTRVLVAAGLLLAVLSQDGMARPWGHGGGGGGGHGGGGGGGHGGGGGGGGGGGGHGGHGGGGGGGHGGHGGGGGGHGGGHGGYGGGGHGGGHGGYGGGGHGGYGGGHGGHGGGGGGGGHGGHGGGGGGHGGGHGGYGGGGHGGGHGGYGGGGHGGYGGGHGGGGGGHGGGGHGGGGGGHYTDFVAYPLYTYGYDVSDKHTGDHHGHKEDRKGHSVIGEYHIKEPGGDVRVVKYKADNKHGFQAHVSGGAAGGGHNDHSGYGGGGHGGGGGGGGHGGGGGGGHGGYGGGGHGGGGGGGHGAPPSMQYAVAVKATPPKRQGTASGSARSRRPRHRPHTSSALAPWATPPPASGSGVQLQQQPGCLQRPNTAASPPPPPQSHPCQSRKV